One genomic segment of Rhinopithecus roxellana isolate Shanxi Qingling chromosome 6, ASM756505v1, whole genome shotgun sequence includes these proteins:
- the TRIP6 gene encoding thyroid receptor-interacting protein 6 isoform X2, with protein MSGPTWLPPKQPEPARAPQGRAIPRGTPGPPPAHGAALQPHPRVNFCPLPSEQCYQAPGGPEDRGPAWVGSHGVLQRTQGLLADRGGLHPGSLDAEIDLLSSTLAELNGGRGHVPRRPERQAYEPPPPPAYRTGSLKPNPASPLPASPYGGPTPASYATASTPAGPAFPVQVKVAQPVRGCGPPRRGASQASGPLPGPHFPLPGRGEVWGPGYRTQREPGPGAKEEAAGVSGPAGGGRGGEHGLQVPLSQPPEDELDRLTKKLVHDMNHPPSGEYFGQCGGCGEDVVGDGAGVVALDRVFHVGCFVCSTCRAQLRGQHFYAVERRAYCEGCYVATLEKCATCSQPILDRILRAMGKAYHPGCFTCVVCHRGLDGIPFTVDATSQIHCIEDFHRSVGCCSPLRVSVRAATRWMGTSCARPAALGASRSSQPPSPLTAESS; from the exons ATGTCGGGGCCCACCTGGCTGCCCCCGAAGCAGCCGGAGCCCGCCAGAGCCCCTCAGGGGAGGGCGATCCCACGAGGCACCCCGGGGCCTCCACCGGCCCATGGAGCAG cactccagccccaccccagggTCAATTTTTGCCCCCTCCCATCTGAGCAGTGTTACCAGGCCCCAGGGGGACCGGAGGATCGGGGGCCGGCCTGGGTGGGGTCCCACGGAGTACTCCAGCGCACGCAG GGGCTCCTTGCAGACAGGGGGGGCCTTCACCCCGGAAGCCTGGATGCCGAGATAGACTTGCTGAGCAGCACGCTGGCCGAGCTGAATGGGGGTCGGGGTCATGTGCCACGGCGACCAGAGCGACAG GCATACGAGCCCCCACCACCTCCTGCCTACCGCACAGGCTCCCTGAAGCCGAACCCAGCCTCGCCGCTCCCAGCGTCTCCCTATGGGGGCCCCACTCCAGCCTCCTATGCTACTGCCAGCACCCCAGCTGGTCCGGCCTTCCCCGTACAAGTGAAGGTGGCACAGCCAGTGAGGGGCTGCGGTCCACCCAGGCGGGGAGCCTCTCAGGCCTCTGGGCCCCTCCCGGGTCCCCATTTTCCTCTCCCAGGCCGAGGTGAAGTCTGGGGGCCTGGCTATAGGACCCAGAGAGAGCCAGGGCCAGGGGCCAAAGAGGAAGCTGCTGGGGTCTCTGGCcctgcaggaggaggaagaggaggcgaGCATGGGCTCCAG GTGCCCCTGAGCCAGCCTCCGGAGGATGAGCTGGACAGGCTGACAAAGAAGCTGGTGCACGACATGAACCACCCGCCCAGCGGGGAGTATTTCG gccagtgtggtggctgcGGAGAAGATGTGGTCGGGGATGGGGCTGGGGTTGTGGCCCTCGATCGCGTCTTTCATGTGGGCTGCTTTGTGTGTTCTACATGCCGGGCCCAGCTTCGGGGCCAGCACTTCTATGCCGTGGAGAGGAGGGCGTATTGCGAGGGCTGCTACGTG GCCACCCTGGAGAAATGTGCCACGTGCTCCCAGCCCATCCTGGACCGGATCCTGCGGGCTATGGGGAAGGCCTACCACCCTGGCTGCTTCACCTGCGTGGTGTGTCACCGTGGCCTCGACGGCATCCCCTTCACGGTGGATGCTACAAGTCAGATCCACTGCATTGAGGACTTTCACAG GAGTGTGGGCTGCTGCTCTCCtctgagggtgagtgtcagggctGCTACCCGCTGGATGGGCACATCTTGTGCAAGGCCTGCAGCGCTTGGCGCATCCAGGAGCTCTCAGCCACCGTCACCACTGACTGCTGAGTCTTCCTAG
- the TRIP6 gene encoding thyroid receptor-interacting protein 6 isoform X1 codes for MSGPTWLPPKQPEPARAPQGRAIPRGTPGPPPAHGAALQPHPRVNFCPLPSEQCYQAPGGPEDRGPAWVGSHGVLQRTQGLLADRGGLHPGSLDAEIDLLSSTLAELNGGRGHVPRRPERQAYEPPPPPAYRTGSLKPNPASPLPASPYGGPTPASYATASTPAGPAFPVQVKVAQPVRGCGPPRRGASQASGPLPGPHFPLPGRGEVWGPGYRTQREPGPGAKEEAAGVSGPAGGGRGGEHGLQVPLSQPPEDELDRLTKKLVHDMNHPPSGEYFGQCGGCGEDVVGDGAGVVALDRVFHVGCFVCSTCRAQLRGQHFYAVERRAYCEGCYVATLEKCATCSQPILDRILRAMGKAYHPGCFTCVVCHRGLDGIPFTVDATSQIHCIEDFHRKFAPRCSVCGGAIMPEPGQEETVRIVALDRSFHIGCYKCEECGLLLSSEGECQGCYPLDGHILCKACSAWRIQELSATVTTDC; via the exons ATGTCGGGGCCCACCTGGCTGCCCCCGAAGCAGCCGGAGCCCGCCAGAGCCCCTCAGGGGAGGGCGATCCCACGAGGCACCCCGGGGCCTCCACCGGCCCATGGAGCAG cactccagccccaccccagggTCAATTTTTGCCCCCTCCCATCTGAGCAGTGTTACCAGGCCCCAGGGGGACCGGAGGATCGGGGGCCGGCCTGGGTGGGGTCCCACGGAGTACTCCAGCGCACGCAG GGGCTCCTTGCAGACAGGGGGGGCCTTCACCCCGGAAGCCTGGATGCCGAGATAGACTTGCTGAGCAGCACGCTGGCCGAGCTGAATGGGGGTCGGGGTCATGTGCCACGGCGACCAGAGCGACAG GCATACGAGCCCCCACCACCTCCTGCCTACCGCACAGGCTCCCTGAAGCCGAACCCAGCCTCGCCGCTCCCAGCGTCTCCCTATGGGGGCCCCACTCCAGCCTCCTATGCTACTGCCAGCACCCCAGCTGGTCCGGCCTTCCCCGTACAAGTGAAGGTGGCACAGCCAGTGAGGGGCTGCGGTCCACCCAGGCGGGGAGCCTCTCAGGCCTCTGGGCCCCTCCCGGGTCCCCATTTTCCTCTCCCAGGCCGAGGTGAAGTCTGGGGGCCTGGCTATAGGACCCAGAGAGAGCCAGGGCCAGGGGCCAAAGAGGAAGCTGCTGGGGTCTCTGGCcctgcaggaggaggaagaggaggcgaGCATGGGCTCCAG GTGCCCCTGAGCCAGCCTCCGGAGGATGAGCTGGACAGGCTGACAAAGAAGCTGGTGCACGACATGAACCACCCGCCCAGCGGGGAGTATTTCG gccagtgtggtggctgcGGAGAAGATGTGGTCGGGGATGGGGCTGGGGTTGTGGCCCTCGATCGCGTCTTTCATGTGGGCTGCTTTGTGTGTTCTACATGCCGGGCCCAGCTTCGGGGCCAGCACTTCTATGCCGTGGAGAGGAGGGCGTATTGCGAGGGCTGCTACGTG GCCACCCTGGAGAAATGTGCCACGTGCTCCCAGCCCATCCTGGACCGGATCCTGCGGGCTATGGGGAAGGCCTACCACCCTGGCTGCTTCACCTGCGTGGTGTGTCACCGTGGCCTCGACGGCATCCCCTTCACGGTGGATGCTACAAGTCAGATCCACTGCATTGAGGACTTTCACAG GAAGTTTGCCCCAAGATGCTCAGTGTGCGGTGGGGCCATAATGCCTGAGCCAGGTCAGGAGGAGACTGTGAGAATTGTTGCTCTGGATCGCAGTTTTCACATTGGCTGTTACAAGTGCGAG GAGTGTGGGCTGCTGCTCTCCtctgagggtgagtgtcagggctGCTACCCGCTGGATGGGCACATCTTGTGCAAGGCCTGCAGCGCTTGGCGCATCCAGGAGCTCTCAGCCACCGTCACCACTGACTGCTGA